One segment of Dolichospermum sp. DET69 DNA contains the following:
- a CDS encoding coproporphyrinogen III oxidase produces MSQQDIGWGIPRSAYVHIPFCRRRCFYCDFPVFVVGDNSRGENSGTISEYVEVLCQEIRIAPIYGQPLETIFFGGGTPSLLSTEQLQCILTTLEKQFGVAAQVEISMEIDPGTFDLAHLAGYRSSGVNRVSLGVQAFQEELLKAAGRSHTLKDIFTAIELIHKVEIPEFSLDLISGLPYQSLEQWQDSLTQAVTAAPTHISIYDLTIEPGTAFNRYYKPGDHPLPTDETTVKMYQLAQKTLTDAGYEHYEISNYAQLGHQCQHNRVYWQNRPYYGFGMGAASYIEGKRFTRPRKTQEYYQWLKNGVVIDCEVTPAVDVLLETLMLGLRLAEGISLNSLAVKFGHHQVDKIQSCLQPYFAQGWVKIVGDRLRFSDPDGFIFSNVMLAKLFETLGE; encoded by the coding sequence ATGAGTCAACAAGATATTGGTTGGGGGATTCCCCGTTCTGCTTATGTACATATTCCCTTTTGTCGGCGACGATGTTTTTATTGTGATTTTCCTGTGTTTGTGGTCGGAGATAACTCACGAGGCGAAAATTCGGGGACAATTAGCGAATATGTTGAAGTTTTATGTCAAGAAATCAGAATTGCACCCATTTATGGTCAGCCTTTAGAAACAATTTTTTTTGGTGGTGGTACTCCTTCTCTGTTATCAACTGAACAGTTGCAATGTATACTAACAACCTTAGAGAAGCAATTTGGGGTTGCTGCTCAGGTGGAAATTTCTATGGAAATTGATCCAGGGACGTTTGATTTAGCACATCTAGCTGGTTATCGCAGTTCAGGCGTAAATCGGGTCAGTTTAGGTGTGCAAGCCTTCCAGGAAGAATTGTTAAAAGCTGCTGGGCGATCGCATACACTTAAAGATATTTTTACAGCTATAGAGTTAATTCACAAAGTCGAGATTCCCGAATTTAGCTTAGATTTAATCTCCGGCTTACCGTATCAGTCCTTAGAACAATGGCAAGATTCCTTAACCCAAGCAGTAACAGCCGCACCAACTCACATTTCCATCTATGACCTGACAATTGAACCAGGAACAGCCTTCAATCGTTATTACAAACCGGGAGATCATCCCTTACCCACAGATGAAACTACAGTCAAAATGTATCAACTCGCGCAAAAAACCCTAACAGATGCAGGTTACGAACATTACGAAATTTCCAACTATGCCCAACTAGGACATCAATGCCAGCATAATCGAGTTTATTGGCAAAATCGCCCCTATTATGGCTTTGGCATGGGTGCAGCCAGCTATATAGAAGGTAAACGCTTCACCCGCCCCCGCAAAACCCAGGAATATTACCAATGGTTAAAAAACGGTGTAGTCATTGATTGCGAAGTTACACCAGCGGTAGATGTCTTGTTAGAAACTTTAATGTTAGGGTTACGGTTAGCCGAAGGAATCAGTTTAAATTCCCTAGCCGTAAAATTTGGCCACCATCAAGTAGACAAAATTCAAAGCTGTTTGCAACCATACTTTGCTCAAGGTTGGGTGAAGATTGTCGGAGATAGATTACGTTTTAGCGATCCCGATGGTTTTATATTTTCTAATGTGATGTTAGCGAAGTTATTTGAGACATTGGGAGAATAA
- a CDS encoding PIN/TRAM domain-containing protein gives MLDVIIILSFILAAAGIGYFSTDLLPPGTLDGVTNLDALRLILAVFTAIVGGAVGLSFQITYRRLESQVRELPLEVILTRAIGLVIGLLLANLMLAPLFLLPIPTDFGFIKPLVAVVGSIILSVTGMNLADTHGRGLLRLINPNTVESMVVEGTLKPANTKVLDTSCIIDGRIETLLETGFLEGLILVPQFVLQELQQVADASKDIKRVRGRRGLEILNRIRETYPDRILINPVDYEDTATVDAKLVRFAQEINGTLLTNDYNLSKVASVQKVPVLNVHDLVNAVRPTYLPGDYLDLKILKAGKEPSQGIGYLDDGTMVVVEEGSPYVGGELRVVVTSALQTSAGRMIFAKPQASALA, from the coding sequence ATGCTGGATGTCATTATTATTCTCTCATTTATCTTAGCAGCGGCGGGGATAGGTTATTTCAGCACTGATCTACTCCCCCCAGGTACTCTTGATGGAGTCACTAATTTAGATGCCTTGCGCTTAATTTTAGCTGTGTTTACGGCTATTGTCGGTGGTGCAGTCGGGCTGAGTTTCCAGATTACATACCGTCGTCTAGAGTCACAAGTTCGAGAACTACCCCTAGAAGTTATTTTAACCCGGGCCATTGGCTTAGTAATTGGGCTATTACTCGCCAATCTCATGTTGGCACCGCTATTTTTATTACCCATTCCCACAGATTTTGGCTTTATTAAACCCCTTGTAGCTGTTGTTGGCAGTATTATCCTCTCTGTGACTGGGATGAACTTGGCAGATACTCACGGACGGGGTTTATTAAGATTAATTAACCCCAATACTGTGGAAAGTATGGTGGTGGAAGGAACTCTTAAACCTGCTAACACCAAAGTTTTAGATACTAGCTGTATTATAGACGGACGAATTGAAACATTACTAGAAACAGGATTTTTAGAAGGGCTAATTCTTGTCCCCCAATTTGTTTTACAAGAATTACAACAAGTAGCTGATGCGAGTAAGGATATAAAACGGGTGAGGGGAAGAAGAGGACTAGAAATTCTCAACCGGATTCGAGAAACTTACCCAGATCGCATTTTAATTAATCCTGTAGATTATGAAGATACTGCGACTGTTGATGCCAAATTAGTCCGGTTTGCTCAAGAAATCAATGGCACATTACTCACCAATGATTACAACTTATCCAAAGTTGCCAGTGTGCAAAAAGTCCCAGTTTTGAATGTTCACGACTTAGTAAATGCGGTACGTCCGACTTATTTACCTGGTGATTATCTGGATTTAAAAATTCTTAAAGCAGGTAAAGAACCAAGTCAGGGAATTGGCTATTTAGATGATGGCACAATGGTAGTAGTGGAAGAAGGAAGTCCTTATGTTGGTGGTGAATTGAGGGTAGTAGTTACCAGTGCTTTACAAACTTCAGCCGGTCGGATGATTTTTGCTAAACCCCAAGCTTCCGCATTAGCCTAA
- a CDS encoding D-alanyl-D-alanine carboxypeptidase family protein, with translation MNKAGFPKKPYNSNSHSSDDIPVALRDTNDTGRKIELKPQVLILSGFAGFLLLAVISGFLFSLTTPKQTTNSAVAPINPTPATTNTPINDNGTVLGHFPYSEAPESELAPITGDSRIRMRKSAAVKFQAMVQAARSAGVNLVPISGFRSVQEQKQLFFGVGAQRNQTPAERAALSAPPNHSEHHTGYAVDVGDGTVPATNLQANFDNTKAYQWLQANAAKFSFEISFPKDNVQGVSYEPWHWRFVGDTDSLETFYKAKNIKPVKTP, from the coding sequence TTGAATAAAGCTGGGTTTCCTAAAAAACCATATAATTCAAATTCTCACTCTAGTGATGATATTCCGGTGGCTCTACGCGATACGAATGATACTGGCAGGAAGATAGAATTAAAACCACAAGTTTTAATCTTATCTGGATTTGCTGGATTTCTGCTGCTGGCTGTTATTAGTGGTTTTTTGTTTTCTCTGACGACACCTAAACAAACTACTAATTCTGCGGTTGCACCGATTAATCCTACACCTGCAACTACAAATACACCAATTAATGATAATGGTACGGTGTTAGGACACTTCCCATATTCAGAAGCACCAGAATCAGAATTAGCACCAATTACAGGTGACAGTAGAATCAGAATGCGAAAATCTGCTGCTGTCAAGTTTCAAGCAATGGTACAAGCGGCTAGAAGTGCGGGTGTAAATTTAGTCCCAATTTCTGGCTTTCGTTCTGTACAAGAGCAAAAGCAGTTATTTTTCGGTGTGGGCGCACAGCGTAATCAAACCCCAGCGGAAAGAGCCGCCCTCAGCGCACCTCCTAATCATAGTGAACATCATACAGGTTATGCTGTGGATGTTGGTGATGGCACAGTCCCAGCGACTAATCTCCAAGCCAATTTTGATAATACTAAAGCTTATCAATGGTTACAAGCTAATGCTGCCAAGTTTAGTTTTGAAATTTCCTTTCCTAAAGATAATGTTCAAGGTGTGAGTTATGAACCTTGGCATTGGCGGTTTGTGGGTGATACTGATAGTTTAGAAACATTTTATAAAGCTAAAAATATTAAACCTGTAAAAACACCATAA
- a CDS encoding AEC family transporter has protein sequence MINLLELYIKLVGLILGGFILGRKLPGDASTYVGQFLFWVGVPISIIGFLIQTDLSGQIWIAPVIAHLAIFLGALLAWLKIKVQAYLSNSVPQPATQGSLILAAMVGNTGYLGFPITLAMVGKEYFAWALFYDMLGSLFGAYGLGVVLAAKFGNNIQNHIQIAKVIFINPALWSFGFGLLLHQFALPSPVVFCLETLAWGAVALSLMLIGMRLSQLKSWRKLPQAGSSILIKMLLVPLILGSTLSLFGVTGNAAQVIVLQMGMPPALATLVIAETFNLDRDLAVTALAMGIIVLLFTLPVWLWLF, from the coding sequence TTGATAAATCTTTTAGAACTATATATCAAGTTAGTGGGATTAATCCTCGGAGGATTCATATTAGGACGTAAATTACCTGGCGATGCTTCTACTTACGTAGGTCAGTTTCTCTTTTGGGTGGGAGTACCCATCAGTATTATTGGTTTTTTAATACAAACAGATTTATCAGGGCAGATTTGGATTGCACCAGTAATAGCACACTTAGCCATCTTTTTAGGAGCATTGTTAGCTTGGTTAAAAATCAAAGTACAAGCCTATTTGAGCAATTCAGTCCCCCAACCAGCAACTCAAGGTAGTTTGATTTTAGCAGCAATGGTAGGGAATACAGGTTATTTGGGTTTTCCCATCACTTTAGCAATGGTTGGTAAAGAATATTTTGCTTGGGCTTTATTCTACGATATGTTGGGTTCACTTTTTGGAGCTTATGGGTTAGGAGTGGTTCTCGCTGCTAAGTTTGGTAATAATATCCAAAATCATATCCAAATAGCCAAGGTAATTTTCATTAATCCTGCTTTGTGGAGTTTTGGATTTGGCTTATTATTACATCAATTTGCGCTTCCCTCTCCAGTGGTATTTTGTTTAGAAACATTGGCTTGGGGTGCGGTGGCTTTATCTTTAATGTTAATTGGCATGAGACTTTCACAACTGAAATCTTGGCGAAAACTGCCACAAGCTGGGAGTAGTATCTTGATCAAAATGTTACTAGTTCCGCTGATTTTGGGTAGCACTCTTTCCCTGTTTGGGGTGACAGGTAACGCTGCACAGGTGATAGTTTTGCAAATGGGAATGCCTCCAGCTTTAGCTACACTGGTAATAGCGGAAACTTTTAATCTTGATCGTGATTTAGCCGTTACCGCTTTAGCTATGGGGATTATAGTATTATTATTTACTCTGCCTGTTTGGTTATGGTTGTTTTAA
- a CDS encoding DUF29 domain-containing protein, with protein sequence MTVNTDLQSLYEIDESLWLEETVILLKEKRFQDLDLNNLIEELEALGKRDKNAVASLLEQIIRHLLLLQYWTEEYETNGNHWRTEIIGFRNQLERLLTNNLQSYLHSELEKIYKSTLKYVKQKTRFKIDFPEHCPYSLEQILDETYL encoded by the coding sequence ATGACCGTAAACACCGATTTACAATCTTTATATGAAATAGATGAAAGCTTATGGTTAGAAGAAACAGTTATTTTATTGAAAGAAAAACGTTTCCAAGACTTAGACTTAAATAATTTAATTGAGGAGTTAGAAGCATTGGGAAAAAGAGATAAAAACGCTGTTGCTAGTTTACTAGAACAAATAATTAGGCATCTGTTATTATTGCAATATTGGACAGAAGAATATGAAACCAATGGAAATCATTGGCGAACAGAAATTATTGGTTTTCGTAACCAACTTGAGAGATTATTAACCAATAATTTACAAAGTTATCTTCATAGTGAATTAGAAAAAATCTATAAAAGTACCTTAAAATATGTTAAACAAAAAACTAGATTTAAAATTGATTTCCCAGAACATTGTCCTTATAGTTTAGAGCAAATTTTAGATGAAACTTATTTGTAA
- a CDS encoding phosphoribosyltransferase, with protein sequence MSDLYISWSDYHHKIEQLAVKIYQSDWQFNQIVCLARGGLRVGDILSRIYNQPLAILSTSSYNDADKHERSNLIISHQLTMTSENLGSRILLVDDLVDSGITLQQTIPWLNSYSQSPIEEIRTAVIWYKACSAIVPDYQVDYLADNPWIHQPFEHYENITPAELAEKQNLAVIKGK encoded by the coding sequence ATGTCAGACCTTTACATTTCTTGGTCAGATTATCACCACAAAATTGAACAATTGGCTGTAAAGATTTATCAATCAGACTGGCAATTTAACCAAATTGTCTGTTTAGCTAGGGGTGGACTACGAGTAGGGGATATTCTTTCTCGCATTTATAATCAACCATTAGCAATTTTATCTACTTCATCTTACAACGACGCGGATAAACATGAAAGAAGTAATTTAATTATTTCTCATCAATTGACCATGACTAGCGAAAATTTAGGTTCACGGATTCTGCTAGTAGATGATTTAGTAGACTCTGGAATCACTCTACAACAAACAATTCCTTGGTTAAACTCCTATAGCCAATCCCCTATAGAGGAAATTCGCACCGCTGTAATTTGGTATAAAGCTTGTTCAGCCATAGTTCCTGATTACCAGGTTGATTATCTTGCTGATAACCCCTGGATTCATCAACCTTTTGAACATTATGAAAATATTACTCCTGCTGAATTGGCAGAAAAGCAAAATTTAGCCGTTATCAAAGGTAAGTAG
- a CDS encoding MFS transporter, whose product MVKDDSDNNNFPKSLTSEKLNFKTKLAYGAGDLGPAITGNIAVFYLMVFFTNVAGIPAGLAGSILMIGKIWDGINDPIVGMLTDKTQSRRWGRRLPWLLYGAIPFGFFSFLQWIVPEFSADKNINIWGLFWYYVIIGVISQAFFTVVNLPYTAMTPELTQDYDERTSLNSFRFTFSIGGSILSLILAKIIFSQIADRQQQYLVLAAVCTVIAVLSLYWCVYGVRDRILAFEAKRISLPQEAEIPFFEQLKIVFSNKPFLFVIAIYLFSWLGVQITASIIPYFVVNCMRLQEGDVPNVMIAVQGTALVMLFVWSYLSKKIGKKLVYFLGMSSWIIAAAGLFFLQPNQVGLMYVMAVMAGVGVSTAYLIPWSMIPDVIELDELQTGQRREGIFYGFMVLLQKFGLAFGLFLVGNTLQAYGFKEAVIGQTSLPIQPESALLAIRIAVGPIPTVCLIAGLVLIYFYPITREMHAEIMLKLQAQREKVG is encoded by the coding sequence ATGGTTAAAGATGATTCTGATAATAACAATTTTCCTAAATCTCTGACAAGTGAAAAATTAAATTTTAAAACTAAACTAGCTTATGGGGCTGGAGATTTGGGACCAGCTATTACTGGAAATATTGCTGTTTTTTACTTGATGGTTTTCTTTACCAATGTAGCAGGAATTCCGGCGGGTTTGGCAGGTAGTATTTTGATGATTGGCAAAATTTGGGATGGTATCAATGATCCGATTGTGGGAATGTTGACTGATAAAACCCAATCCCGTCGTTGGGGTCGTCGTCTTCCTTGGCTTTTATATGGGGCAATTCCCTTTGGTTTTTTCTCTTTTTTGCAGTGGATTGTTCCTGAATTTAGTGCTGATAAAAATATTAATATTTGGGGTTTATTTTGGTATTATGTGATAATTGGGGTTATATCTCAGGCATTTTTTACTGTTGTTAATTTGCCTTATACAGCCATGACTCCTGAATTAACTCAGGATTACGATGAACGCACTAGTCTGAATAGTTTTCGCTTTACGTTTTCTATTGGTGGCAGTATTTTATCATTGATTTTAGCAAAAATAATTTTTTCACAAATTGCAGATCGTCAACAACAATATTTAGTATTAGCGGCAGTTTGTACGGTAATTGCAGTTTTGTCTTTGTATTGGTGCGTTTATGGGGTGCGCGATCGCATTTTGGCTTTTGAAGCTAAACGCATTTCTTTACCACAAGAAGCAGAAATTCCCTTTTTTGAACAGCTAAAAATTGTTTTTAGTAATAAACCTTTTCTTTTTGTCATTGCTATATATCTTTTTTCTTGGTTAGGTGTGCAAATCACAGCCAGCATTATTCCCTATTTCGTGGTTAACTGTATGCGTCTGCAAGAGGGAGATGTACCCAATGTCATGATTGCAGTCCAGGGAACGGCTTTAGTAATGTTATTTGTTTGGAGTTATTTAAGTAAAAAAATTGGTAAAAAACTGGTTTATTTTCTAGGAATGAGTTCCTGGATTATCGCTGCTGCTGGATTATTTTTCTTGCAGCCGAATCAAGTTGGTTTAATGTATGTTATGGCTGTAATGGCAGGTGTGGGAGTTTCTACAGCTTATCTCATTCCTTGGTCAATGATCCCTGATGTGATTGAATTAGATGAATTGCAAACTGGACAACGACGCGAAGGCATTTTTTATGGTTTCATGGTTTTATTGCAAAAATTTGGTTTAGCTTTCGGGTTATTTCTAGTTGGTAACACTTTACAAGCTTATGGTTTTAAAGAAGCTGTAATTGGACAAACTTCTTTACCTATACAACCTGAATCAGCACTTTTAGCTATTCGGATTGCTGTTGGACCGATACCAACTGTTTGTTTGATTGCAGGTTTAGTTTTAATCTACTTCTATCCCATTACCCGCGAAATGCACGCGGAAATCATGCTAAAACTGCAAGCACAGCGGGAGAAAGTTGGTTAA
- a CDS encoding helix-turn-helix domain-containing protein — MTVIIRLKELRKNKDISQNELARLLEMSLANVQKIEYNKAKSIPLDTLERLCRVLGCQVGELLVLVDK; from the coding sequence ATGACCGTGATCATAAGACTCAAGGAATTACGCAAAAATAAGGATATTTCTCAAAACGAATTGGCCCGATTACTAGAAATGTCCTTAGCTAATGTTCAAAAAATTGAATATAACAAAGCAAAATCCATACCACTAGACACATTGGAAAGATTATGCAGGGTACTAGGATGTCAGGTAGGAGAATTGCTTGTTTTAGTAGATAAATAA
- the argS gene encoding arginine--tRNA ligase: MNATQEQLKLKLTQALVAAFGEDYTSTDPILVSASNPKFGDYQANVALSLSKKLGKQPRIIAAEIVSNLDVSDICEPPEIAGPGFINLKLQTSYLEAQLNAIQVDDRLGIPTATTPQRQIVDFSSPNIAKEMHVGHLRSTIIGDSIARILEFCGHDVLRLNHVGDWGTQFGMLITYLREVYPEALTTANALDIGDLVNFYRKAKQRFDEDPVFQETSRQEVVRLQAGAEDTLHAWKLLCEQSRQEFQIIYDLLNIKLIERGESFYNPLLPKVVENLATTGLLESSQGAKCVFLDGFTNREGNPLPLIVQKTDGGYNYATTDLAALGYRIQEDQAKRIVYVTDEGQSNHFAQFFQVARKANWIPEDVELVHVPFGLVLGEDGKKFKTRSGDTVRLRDLLDEAINRARADIESRLQEDGRVETEEFMQNVAEIVGISAVKYADLSQNRTSSYVFSYDKMLSLKGNTAPYLLYAYVRIQGISRQGNIDFTNLGINRQILLKEDAELTLAKHLLQLDEVIKEVEQDLLPNRLCDYLYQVSDKFNKFYENCPVLKSEEPVKTSRLMLCDLTAKTLKLGLSLLGIKVVERM, from the coding sequence ATGAACGCTACACAAGAACAACTAAAACTCAAGTTAACACAGGCTTTAGTAGCTGCTTTTGGTGAAGATTATACCAGTACAGATCCAATTTTAGTTTCTGCAAGTAATCCTAAATTTGGTGATTATCAAGCTAATGTAGCTTTATCTTTAAGTAAAAAGTTAGGAAAACAACCCAGAATTATTGCTGCGGAAATTGTTAGTAACTTAGATGTATCTGATATTTGTGAACCTCCAGAAATTGCAGGACCTGGTTTTATTAATCTCAAATTACAAACATCTTACCTGGAAGCACAACTCAACGCTATTCAAGTAGATGATAGATTGGGAATACCCACAGCAACAACTCCACAAAGGCAAATTGTTGATTTTTCCAGTCCGAATATTGCTAAGGAAATGCACGTCGGCCATTTACGTTCGACTATTATTGGTGATTCCATTGCCAGGATTTTAGAATTTTGTGGTCATGATGTTTTACGGTTAAATCATGTTGGTGATTGGGGTACACAATTTGGAATGCTAATTACCTATTTGCGGGAAGTTTATCCAGAAGCACTCACTACAGCAAATGCTTTAGATATTGGAGATTTAGTTAATTTTTACCGCAAAGCTAAACAGCGATTTGATGAAGATCCAGTTTTTCAAGAAACCTCCCGTCAAGAGGTTGTGAGATTACAAGCTGGGGCTGAAGATACGCTTCATGCTTGGAAACTTTTATGTGAACAATCTCGACAAGAATTTCAAATCATTTATGATTTACTGAATATCAAATTAATAGAAAGAGGGGAATCTTTTTATAATCCCTTATTACCAAAAGTTGTTGAGAATTTAGCTACAACGGGATTATTAGAATCAAGTCAAGGGGCAAAATGTGTTTTCTTGGATGGTTTTACTAATAGAGAAGGTAATCCTTTACCTTTAATTGTGCAAAAAACTGACGGTGGTTATAACTATGCAACTACAGATTTAGCTGCATTAGGTTATCGGATTCAAGAAGATCAAGCTAAACGAATAGTTTATGTTACAGATGAAGGACAATCTAATCATTTTGCTCAATTTTTCCAAGTTGCAAGAAAAGCCAACTGGATACCTGAAGATGTGGAATTAGTTCATGTTCCCTTTGGCTTAGTGTTAGGTGAAGATGGGAAAAAATTCAAAACTCGTTCTGGGGATACTGTACGGTTACGGGATTTGTTAGATGAAGCTATTAACCGCGCTCGTGCAGATATAGAAAGTAGATTACAAGAAGATGGGAGAGTAGAAACTGAAGAATTTATGCAAAATGTGGCTGAAATTGTGGGAATTAGTGCGGTAAAATATGCAGATTTAAGCCAAAATCGTACCAGCAGTTATGTCTTTAGTTATGACAAAATGTTATCTCTAAAAGGCAATACAGCCCCTTATCTTCTCTATGCTTATGTGAGGATTCAAGGTATTAGTCGTCAAGGGAATATTGATTTTACTAATTTGGGAATAAATCGCCAGATATTACTAAAAGAAGATGCAGAATTAACTTTAGCTAAACATCTGTTACAACTTGATGAGGTGATTAAGGAAGTAGAACAGGATTTATTACCAAATCGTTTGTGTGATTATTTGTATCAAGTCAGCGATAAGTTTAATAAGTTCTATGAAAATTGCCCTGTTCTTAAATCTGAAGAACCTGTCAAAACTTCGCGGTTAATGTTATGTGATTTAACTGCAAAAACTTTGAAGTTGGGATTGTCTTTGTTGGGAATTAAGGTTGTAGAAAGGATGTAA
- a CDS encoding histidine phosphatase family protein produces MTLNLYLLRHGETTFSQSGNFCGKTDAELTSEGLQMASSFADVYKTLKWEAVYASPMKRAIATAKPFCDAMGMDMQLRDGLREGSYGEWESKSKSYAQENYAENYVKWLTEPAWNAPKGGETAVEIANRSMPVIAEIQEKYPQGNVLVVSHKATIRIMLCSLLGIDLGRYRYRVNILVASVSMVKFDVHGPLLEILGDRHHIPDHIRSRPGT; encoded by the coding sequence ATGACACTCAATTTATATTTACTGCGACATGGAGAAACTACTTTTAGTCAAAGTGGTAATTTCTGCGGTAAAACTGATGCAGAGTTGACATCCGAAGGGCTGCAAATGGCATCCAGTTTTGCTGATGTTTATAAAACTTTAAAATGGGAAGCGGTTTATGCCAGCCCAATGAAACGCGCAATTGCAACCGCCAAGCCATTTTGTGATGCTATGGGTATGGATATGCAATTGCGTGACGGACTTAGAGAAGGTAGTTATGGCGAATGGGAAAGCAAGAGTAAATCCTATGCTCAAGAGAATTATGCAGAAAACTATGTAAAATGGTTAACAGAACCCGCTTGGAATGCGCCCAAAGGTGGAGAAACGGCGGTAGAGATTGCAAACCGTTCTATGCCTGTAATTGCTGAAATCCAAGAAAAATATCCCCAAGGTAATGTTTTAGTAGTTTCCCATAAAGCCACAATTCGGATTATGCTTTGCAGTTTACTGGGAATTGATTTAGGACGCTATCGCTATCGGGTGAATATTTTGGTCGCGTCGGTAAGTATGGTTAAATTTGATGTTCATGGTCCTTTATTAGAAATATTAGGCGATAGGCATCATATACCAGATCATATTCGCTCTCGTCCCGGAACATAA
- a CDS encoding Uma2 family endonuclease, translating to MSLTVKELEEIQIAYPDYRMELVEGNIIIMSPSGYESEEVGTEFARILGNWIRPRKLGRVTGSSAGFKLPNSDLRAPDVSFVRADRLKHSTEDYAELVPDLVVEVKSKTDSLDKLRKKIQEFINLGSQIGILINPKTRTVEVSRFGETVILKDGDILTLPDLLPGFEVAISEIWSPVFE from the coding sequence ATGTCTTTAACCGTAAAAGAACTAGAAGAAATACAGATAGCATATCCTGACTATCGTATGGAATTAGTAGAGGGGAATATCATTATTATGAGTCCGTCAGGTTATGAATCGGAAGAAGTTGGTACTGAGTTTGCGAGAATTTTAGGTAACTGGATAAGACCACGTAAACTAGGCCGTGTAACTGGTTCTAGCGCAGGTTTTAAATTACCAAATTCTGATTTGCGTGCGCCAGATGTATCTTTTGTGAGAGCCGATAGACTGAAACATTCAACAGAAGATTATGCAGAATTAGTACCAGATTTAGTAGTGGAAGTAAAATCTAAAACTGATTCTTTAGATAAACTACGAAAAAAGATTCAAGAATTTATCAATTTAGGTTCACAAATTGGAATTTTAATTAATCCAAAAACAAGAACAGTAGAAGTTTCTCGTTTTGGTGAAACCGTAATTTTAAAAGATGGTGATATTTTGACTCTACCCGATTTACTTCCCGGTTTTGAAGTAGCAATTTCTGAAATTTGGTCTCCTGTTTTTGAGTAA
- a CDS encoding 4-hydroxybenzoate solanesyltransferase → MLETPKTNPEPLWLVIIQLLRWNKPEGRLILMIPALWAVFLAAAGKPPIPLVGVIIFGSIATSAAGCVVNDLWDRDIDPQVERTSSRPLASRALSVQVGIVVGIVALACAAVVAFYLNPLSFWLSVAAVPVIVLYPGAKRVFPVPQLVLSIAWGFAVLISWSAVTASITAPTWLLWGATVLWTLGFDTIYAMSDRIDDQRIGINSSALFFGKYAPIAIGIFFLGTVILLGGVGFLVNLNISFWISLILATIAWIWQIIRLQQPEIPNPAYGEMFRQNVWIGFLILAGMIVGSF, encoded by the coding sequence ATGTTAGAAACACCAAAAACCAACCCAGAACCATTATGGCTTGTAATTATCCAGTTGTTACGCTGGAATAAACCCGAAGGGAGATTAATTTTGATGATTCCTGCATTGTGGGCTGTGTTTCTAGCCGCTGCGGGTAAACCACCTATACCCTTAGTAGGAGTGATTATTTTCGGTAGTATCGCTACCAGTGCGGCTGGATGTGTAGTTAATGACTTATGGGACAGAGATATTGATCCCCAGGTAGAAAGGACAAGCAGCCGCCCCTTAGCATCTCGCGCCCTTTCCGTTCAAGTTGGGATTGTAGTGGGCATAGTCGCCCTTGCCTGTGCCGCAGTTGTCGCTTTCTATCTTAACCCTTTAAGCTTCTGGTTGTCTGTAGCGGCAGTTCCGGTAATTGTCCTTTATCCCGGCGCAAAACGAGTATTTCCTGTTCCCCAATTGGTGCTTTCCATTGCTTGGGGGTTTGCGGTGTTAATTAGTTGGAGTGCAGTAACAGCCAGTATTACAGCGCCAACTTGGTTACTTTGGGGGGCGACTGTACTATGGACATTAGGATTTGATACCATTTATGCCATGAGCGATCGCATAGATGATCAACGCATAGGCATTAATTCTAGCGCTTTATTCTTTGGAAAATATGCCCCTATAGCCATTGGTATTTTCTTCCTTGGTACGGTTATTCTTTTAGGTGGCGTAGGTTTCTTAGTTAATTTAAATATTAGTTTTTGGATTAGTTTAATTCTCGCTACTATTGCCTGGATTTGGCAAATTATCCGCTTACAACAGCCAGAAATACCTAACCCTGCTTACGGGGAAATGTTTCGCCAAAATGTGTGGATTGGTTTTTTAATTTTAGCCGGAATGATTGTTGGTTCTTTTTAA